A genomic stretch from Candidatus Acidiferrales bacterium includes:
- the ruvC gene encoding crossover junction endodeoxyribonuclease RuvC, which produces MVILGIDPGSRKTGYAVLNAEKNRSEVLEYGTITLTDLKLMTDKLVRLFEELGELFVKYGIQSVAVEAGFYGKNAQSAYKLGYARSAAVLAAALKRVEVVEYSPRKIKQAVTGNGNASKKQVKYMVRNLLHIDNKERIGEDEADACAAAICHSQNHGRGTRNYKSWKEFVVRNKHLVIHESLGERLA; this is translated from the coding sequence GTGGTCATCCTCGGCATAGATCCCGGTTCCCGCAAGACAGGTTATGCGGTTCTGAATGCTGAAAAGAACAGGAGTGAGGTTCTTGAATATGGAACAATCACGCTGACGGACCTGAAATTAATGACGGATAAACTTGTAAGGCTCTTTGAGGAGCTTGGGGAACTGTTTGTTAAGTATGGGATTCAATCGGTCGCTGTCGAAGCGGGTTTCTATGGAAAGAATGCGCAGAGCGCATATAAACTTGGATACGCACGAAGCGCCGCGGTGTTGGCTGCGGCGCTGAAAAGAGTGGAAGTCGTGGAATATTCTCCGCGGAAAATCAAACAGGCCGTCACGGGAAACGGCAATGCTTCTAAGAAGCAAGTGAAATACATGGTGAGAAATCTCCTTCACATCGATAATAAGGAAAGAATCGGAGAAGATGAGGCAGATGCATGTGCCGCCGCTATTTGCCACTCGCAAAACCATGGCCGGGGAACCAGGAATTATAAGAGCTGGAAGGAATTTGTCGTAAGAAATAAACATCTCGTCATTCACGAAAGTCTGGGAGAAAGACTGGCGTGA
- the recJ gene encoding single-stranded-DNA-specific exonuclease RecJ: MIYKWKLSEQGNHELISGLAAQLKVKEVVARLLVQRGFDSPDKIKSFFYSSLQDQHDPFLMDGMDAAVKRVFKALERDEKILIYGDYDVDGTTGAALLYMFFRNLGADVEYYLPDRLKEGYGISTTGIEFAEKNGFTLLISVDCGVSSSREIALALSKGIEAIVCDHHEVELCPEAVAVLDPIKPGCGYPFKFLSGCGVAYKFAKGVSTKLDKPQLPDEYIDLVAIAAAADVVPLTGENRVFVRSGFDAVARRPRAGIKALFQSSHIDHTKLTTGQVSFIIAPRINAVGRLGDAKRAVELLVTDDEDVAEKFAQILEKENLHRKMLDERTFNEARDMASTMLSSNSLVLHKDSWHAGVLGIVASRVVEAFYKPTIMLTTVDGVVRGSARSVVGYDIFAAIRECSDLLFQFGGHKFAAGLALGPGNLQRFQEMFERVVARTITEEMKTPVLAIDADLELTELNDSLVEILKMFEPFGPHNTKPVFRTFGVHLSDARIVGSSHLKMKLKAGGVTFDAIKFRNGEITVKPGSKLDVVYSVDENHYAGSVYYQLHVKDYKNSEKSFGG; this comes from the coding sequence ATGATTTACAAGTGGAAATTGTCCGAGCAGGGAAACCATGAGCTGATCAGCGGCCTTGCGGCACAGCTGAAAGTGAAAGAGGTCGTGGCGCGGCTTCTCGTACAGCGAGGGTTCGATTCACCCGACAAGATAAAATCTTTTTTCTATTCGAGTCTTCAGGACCAACATGACCCGTTTCTCATGGACGGGATGGATGCAGCAGTCAAGCGTGTGTTTAAAGCATTAGAACGAGATGAAAAAATTCTGATATACGGTGATTACGATGTTGACGGAACGACGGGTGCCGCATTGCTCTACATGTTTTTCAGGAATTTAGGAGCCGACGTAGAGTATTATCTGCCTGATCGGCTGAAAGAAGGTTACGGCATCAGTACGACGGGCATCGAGTTTGCAGAAAAGAACGGTTTCACCCTGTTGATCAGTGTCGATTGCGGGGTTTCTTCAAGCAGAGAAATTGCTCTGGCATTGTCTAAGGGAATCGAAGCGATCGTTTGCGACCACCATGAAGTTGAACTATGCCCCGAGGCGGTTGCTGTCCTTGATCCTATCAAACCGGGCTGCGGCTATCCGTTTAAATTTCTATCGGGATGCGGCGTTGCCTACAAATTTGCAAAAGGCGTCTCCACTAAGCTCGACAAACCCCAGCTTCCAGATGAGTATATCGACCTTGTCGCAATTGCGGCGGCAGCCGATGTCGTCCCCTTGACAGGAGAGAATAGAGTATTCGTCCGGTCTGGATTCGACGCCGTCGCGCGCCGTCCTCGTGCGGGAATCAAAGCGCTCTTTCAAAGCTCGCATATCGATCATACGAAATTGACAACGGGTCAGGTCTCGTTCATCATCGCGCCGAGAATAAATGCCGTCGGAAGACTCGGGGATGCAAAAAGAGCGGTGGAGTTGCTGGTGACCGACGATGAAGATGTCGCTGAGAAGTTTGCTCAAATTCTCGAGAAAGAAAATTTGCACCGGAAAATGCTCGACGAGCGTACCTTCAATGAAGCGAGAGATATGGCGTCCACGATGTTGTCGAGCAATTCCCTCGTTCTTCACAAGGACTCCTGGCACGCGGGAGTTCTCGGGATCGTAGCGTCGAGAGTTGTTGAAGCGTTTTATAAACCGACCATCATGCTTACGACTGTTGACGGAGTTGTTCGCGGCAGCGCGAGGAGCGTAGTCGGATATGACATTTTTGCTGCAATACGTGAGTGCTCAGATCTGCTTTTTCAATTTGGCGGTCATAAGTTTGCTGCAGGTCTCGCACTCGGTCCCGGGAATTTGCAGAGGTTTCAAGAAATGTTTGAGCGGGTGGTCGCAAGAACCATCACCGAGGAGATGAAAACTCCTGTTCTAGCCATCGACGCAGATCTCGAATTGACGGAGTTGAACGACAGCCTCGTGGAGATTTTGAAGATGTTCGAACCCTTCGGGCCACACAACACGAAGCCGGTTTTTAGAACGTTCGGCGTACATCTATCCGACGCTCGAATTGTGGGGAGTTCTCATCTTAAGATGAAATTGAAGGCGGGCGGGGTTACTTTCGATGCCATAAAATTCAGAAATGGAGAGATTACCGTAAAACCCGGCAGCAAATTGGATGTGGTCTACTCGGTAGATGAAAATCATTACGCCGGCAGTGTATATTATCAATTGCATGTAAAAGATTATAAGAATTCAGAGAAAAGTTTTGGAGGTTGA
- a CDS encoding YebC/PmpR family DNA-binding transcriptional regulator: MSGHNKWAKIKHKKAGTDAARGRLFSRIIKEITIAARNGGGDVNSNPRLRLAVQTAKDSNMPADNIKRAIQRGTGELPGTVYEEITYEGYGPAGVALMIELVTDNKNRTVAELRHILDRNNGKLAEAGSVAWMFQKKGSIEVPKSGVKEDDLLGIILDAGADDMKSEEDYYDVTTSSEAFDAVKKAIEDKKIPINNAALQMLPQNTVRVEGKEAEQVLKLLEALEEHDDVQNVYANFDIDDSVMAQLNQSA; the protein is encoded by the coding sequence ATGTCTGGTCACAATAAGTGGGCAAAAATTAAGCACAAGAAAGCAGGCACCGATGCCGCACGCGGCCGGCTGTTCAGCCGCATCATCAAGGAAATCACAATTGCGGCAAGAAACGGGGGCGGCGACGTAAACAGCAATCCCCGTTTGCGCCTCGCGGTTCAGACTGCCAAGGATTCGAATATGCCCGCCGATAACATCAAGCGGGCGATACAACGCGGTACGGGTGAGCTTCCAGGAACTGTCTACGAAGAGATCACTTATGAAGGATATGGACCGGCCGGCGTCGCGCTGATGATCGAGCTTGTTACCGACAATAAGAATCGGACTGTGGCTGAACTCCGTCATATTCTGGACCGCAACAACGGGAAACTTGCAGAAGCCGGATCGGTGGCGTGGATGTTCCAGAAGAAGGGAAGCATCGAAGTCCCGAAATCCGGGGTCAAGGAGGATGATCTTCTCGGAATTATTCTTGATGCCGGCGCCGATGACATGAAGTCTGAAGAAGACTATTATGATGTCACGACATCCTCGGAAGCTTTCGATGCGGTTAAGAAGGCGATTGAGGATAAAAAGATTCCGATCAACAACGCTGCTCTGCAGATGCTGCCGCAGAACACTGTCCGGGTCGAGGGAAAGGAGGCCGAGCAGGTTCTGAAATTGTTGGAAGCTTTAGAAGAACATGACGACGTCCAAAACGTTTACGCAAACTTCGATATCGACGACAGCGTCATGGCACAGCTCAATCAATCCGCCTGA